From Thermoflavifilum aggregans, a single genomic window includes:
- a CDS encoding tetratricopeptide repeat protein — translation MMTPKDDFFGESEELKEILHQFDRLRKGQSHAFLDEEDFEQIIDYFDDRDDLKQAIQAADLGIERFPYSSTLMLKKADLLIATKHYRQALQVLEQAEIYDQSQIHLYLLKTEAYLALGEYDKAVAMLENRIEHFDGEEQMELLLELADVYDDWDQFNQVFDCLVRILKIDPNHEEALHKICFWTEYSGRYEESIKLHQWIIDENPYNELAWFNLGAAYQGLKLYEKAIDAYAYALAIDEKFDYAYRNMADAYMKLRKYDAAIDVLQQQLQVANPEDVIYEAIGLCYEKLKKYAQARHYYRKAYRLSPHDEKLQLRIGLTYMQERNWMNAADALQVALVLNPQMVKCWEALGECMLQLHNEEEAIRCFVKATHLRPSSVQAWQLLIRALYLAGDYEEAYRQSYMAETHTGAKAIYHYYRTAILLAMGKNKEALIQLETGLQLAPRQVKKLIDLCPAVLQRSAVNDLISRYRKKKDS, via the coding sequence ATGATGACACCTAAAGATGATTTTTTTGGAGAATCAGAAGAATTAAAAGAAATCCTTCACCAGTTTGATCGGTTAAGGAAAGGCCAGTCACATGCATTTCTCGATGAAGAAGATTTCGAACAGATTATTGACTATTTTGATGATCGGGACGATCTTAAGCAGGCCATTCAGGCTGCTGATTTAGGCATTGAGCGTTTCCCCTATTCATCAACCTTGATGTTAAAGAAAGCCGATTTGCTTATTGCTACCAAACATTACCGGCAGGCATTGCAGGTATTGGAGCAGGCAGAAATTTATGATCAGAGCCAGATTCATTTGTATTTGCTGAAAACAGAAGCCTATCTTGCCCTTGGCGAGTATGATAAAGCCGTGGCCATGCTGGAAAACCGTATTGAGCATTTTGATGGGGAGGAGCAAATGGAATTATTGCTGGAACTGGCTGATGTATATGACGATTGGGATCAGTTTAATCAGGTTTTTGATTGTTTGGTCAGAATATTGAAGATTGATCCGAATCACGAAGAAGCACTGCATAAGATTTGTTTCTGGACCGAGTACAGCGGGAGATATGAGGAAAGCATCAAGCTGCATCAGTGGATTATAGATGAAAATCCCTATAATGAGCTGGCATGGTTTAATCTGGGCGCAGCCTATCAGGGATTGAAGCTATATGAAAAAGCCATTGATGCCTATGCCTATGCATTGGCAATAGATGAAAAATTTGATTATGCCTATCGCAATATGGCCGATGCTTACATGAAGTTGAGGAAATACGATGCGGCCATTGATGTGTTGCAGCAACAACTGCAAGTAGCCAATCCGGAGGATGTGATTTATGAAGCCATTGGGTTGTGTTATGAAAAGCTGAAAAAGTATGCCCAAGCCCGGCATTATTATCGCAAAGCTTATCGTTTAAGTCCGCATGATGAAAAGCTGCAGTTACGGATTGGTTTAACGTATATGCAGGAACGTAACTGGATGAATGCGGCAGATGCCCTGCAGGTGGCTCTTGTGCTGAATCCACAGATGGTAAAATGCTGGGAAGCGCTTGGTGAGTGCATGTTACAGCTTCATAATGAAGAGGAAGCCATCCGTTGTTTTGTGAAAGCCACCCATCTGCGGCCTTCGAGTGTGCAGGCCTGGCAGTTGCTTATCCGCGCCCTGTATCTGGCCGGAGATTATGAAGAAGCCTATCGTCAATCTTATATGGCTGAAACACATACTGGAGCCAAAGCCATTTACCATTATTACCGTACTGCCATTCTGCTGGCTATGGGAAAAAACAAAGAAGCCCTCATTCAGCTGGAAACAGGCCTGCAGCTTGCTCCTAGGCAGGTGAAAAAACTTATTGACCTGTGTCCGGCCGTGCTGCAGCGATCAGCAGTCAACGATCTCATCAGCCGCTACCGGAAAAAGAAAGATTCATAG
- a CDS encoding phosphosulfolactate synthase gives MNFNLTQIPTRTQKPRTYGLTMVMDKGMSVYEARNFCSVAAPHVDLVKLGFGTSFVTPNLKEKIAVYKEYGIPVYFGGTLFEAFIIRNQFEDYIQLLQEYEIDYIEVSDGSITIPHSEKCGYIEKLTKYGTVLSEVGSKDETNIFPPYKWIELMRAELNAGASYVIAEARESGNVGLYRSSGEVRQGLVQEILTQIPDEKIIWEAPQKSQQLYFLELLGCNANLGNLAPSEVIPLEAMRVGLRGDTFHLYLNGYSRFKRPPKNNPAS, from the coding sequence ATGAATTTTAACCTCACCCAGATTCCAACCCGTACCCAGAAGCCCCGTACCTATGGGTTGACCATGGTCATGGATAAAGGCATGAGTGTGTATGAAGCCCGTAATTTCTGTTCCGTGGCAGCACCTCATGTGGATCTGGTAAAACTGGGCTTTGGTACATCATTCGTTACTCCCAACCTGAAAGAAAAAATCGCTGTCTATAAAGAATATGGCATACCCGTATATTTCGGCGGCACCTTGTTTGAAGCTTTTATTATTCGCAACCAGTTTGAAGATTATATCCAATTGCTGCAGGAATATGAGATAGATTATATTGAAGTTTCAGATGGATCGATTACCATTCCGCATAGCGAAAAATGCGGCTACATCGAAAAACTTACCAAATATGGCACTGTATTGAGTGAAGTAGGTTCCAAGGATGAAACCAATATTTTTCCTCCTTACAAGTGGATTGAGCTGATGCGAGCTGAACTCAATGCCGGAGCTTCTTACGTCATTGCTGAAGCCCGTGAATCCGGAAATGTAGGTTTGTACAGGAGCTCAGGTGAAGTGAGGCAGGGACTTGTACAGGAAATTTTAACCCAGATTCCTGATGAAAAAATAATTTGGGAAGCACCGCAAAAAAGCCAGCAACTGTATTTCCTGGAACTTCTGGGATGCAATGCCAACCTGGGTAATCTGGCTCCTTCTGAAGTCATTCCCTTGGAAGCTATGCGCGTAGGCTTGCGTGGTGATACCTTTCATCTTTATCTGAATGGTTATTCCCGATTCAAACGTCCTCCCAAAAACAATCCGGCATCCTGA